From Ramlibacter tataouinensis, the proteins below share one genomic window:
- a CDS encoding ABC transporter ATP-binding protein has product MPTDTATATTALPSEPKERRRTIGDAAALLLRAAAPDRAHLVQGLFWLLVAAGLEALGPLIAKTFIDTFLLPRRADLPEIAVLLLGSLLAGMVASWLRYRQLTRLAGLAMRSVQRIRENVYGHVLRLPMSFFDRAITGQLVSRVTNDTEAVKMLYVQVLFVMLDSVIVLAGAMLAMMWLDWRLMLIVATLVPAMTVIVALYQRLSAPAVTRTRELRSELNAQVAESIGGMGVLQASNATERFSGRFAAINEAHYRSRQRELRANAWLLRPVLDLLNVLLLATVIFVFSLRSEGGVGMTALEVGVLYAFISYIARVVEPLIQITMQFAQLQQAMVGAARVHALLKEAETPVAPPRGRVTEGAIAIEHLDFGYLPGRQVLHGLDLRIAAGSFHGIVGHTGSGKSTLLSLLLRFYPAPAGSIRIDGTPVDAIGEDHFREAVGLVPQEPFLLAASARENIAMGRAMTDEQVHEAARAAHAHDFIMGLEHGYDTPLGEGGARLSVGQKQLIAIARALAGKPRILFLDEATSHIDSETEQVVQRALSGLRGQVTIVAIAHRLSTIREADRIVVLNHGRIAERGTHGELMAIEGGLYQRLYLLQQLEEEEEEAPEEAPE; this is encoded by the coding sequence ATGCCGACTGACACCGCCACCGCAACAACGGCTTTGCCTTCGGAGCCGAAGGAGCGTCGCCGCACCATCGGTGACGCGGCCGCGCTGCTGCTGCGCGCCGCCGCGCCGGATCGCGCGCACCTGGTGCAGGGCCTCTTCTGGCTACTGGTGGCGGCCGGGCTGGAAGCGCTGGGTCCGCTGATCGCCAAGACCTTCATCGACACCTTCCTGCTGCCGCGCCGCGCCGACCTGCCCGAGATCGCGGTCCTGCTGCTGGGCTCGCTGCTGGCCGGCATGGTGGCGAGCTGGCTGCGCTACCGGCAGCTCACGCGCCTGGCGGGTCTGGCGATGCGTTCGGTGCAGCGCATCCGCGAGAACGTGTACGGCCACGTGCTGCGGCTGCCGATGAGCTTTTTCGACCGGGCCATCACCGGCCAGCTGGTCAGCCGCGTGACCAACGACACCGAGGCCGTGAAGATGCTGTACGTGCAGGTCCTGTTCGTCATGCTGGACAGCGTGATCGTGCTGGCCGGCGCGATGCTGGCGATGATGTGGCTGGACTGGCGGCTGATGCTGATCGTGGCCACGCTGGTGCCGGCCATGACGGTCATCGTCGCGCTCTACCAGCGCCTGTCGGCGCCGGCGGTGACCCGCACGCGCGAGTTGCGCAGCGAGCTCAACGCCCAGGTGGCCGAGTCGATCGGCGGCATGGGCGTGCTGCAGGCCAGCAACGCCACCGAACGTTTCAGCGGCCGCTTCGCCGCGATCAACGAGGCGCACTACCGCTCGCGCCAGCGCGAACTGCGCGCCAACGCCTGGCTGCTGCGGCCGGTGCTGGACCTGCTCAACGTGCTGCTGCTGGCCACCGTGATCTTCGTGTTCAGCCTGCGCAGCGAGGGCGGCGTCGGCATGACGGCGCTGGAAGTGGGCGTGCTCTACGCCTTCATCAGCTACATCGCGCGCGTGGTCGAGCCGCTGATCCAGATCACCATGCAGTTCGCGCAGCTGCAGCAGGCCATGGTCGGCGCAGCGCGGGTGCATGCCTTGCTCAAGGAGGCGGAGACGCCGGTGGCGCCGCCGCGCGGCCGCGTCACCGAGGGCGCGATCGCCATCGAGCACCTCGATTTCGGCTACCTGCCGGGACGGCAGGTGCTGCACGGGCTCGACCTGCGCATCGCCGCCGGCAGCTTCCACGGCATCGTCGGCCACACCGGCAGCGGCAAGAGCACGCTGCTGTCATTGCTGCTGCGCTTCTATCCGGCGCCGGCCGGCAGCATCCGCATCGACGGCACGCCGGTCGATGCCATCGGCGAAGACCATTTCCGTGAGGCAGTGGGACTGGTGCCGCAGGAGCCTTTCCTGCTGGCGGCCAGCGCCCGCGAGAACATCGCGATGGGCCGCGCGATGACCGACGAACAGGTGCATGAGGCGGCGCGGGCCGCGCACGCGCACGACTTCATCATGGGCCTGGAGCACGGCTACGACACGCCGCTGGGCGAGGGCGGGGCGCGGCTGTCGGTGGGTCAGAAGCAGCTGATCGCGATCGCGCGGGCGCTGGCCGGCAAGCCGCGCATCCTGTTCCTGGACGAAGCGACCTCGCACATCGATTCGGAGACCGAGCAGGTGGTGCAGCGCGCGCTGTCCGGATTGCGCGGTCAGGTCACCATCGTCGCCATCGCGCACCGCCTGTCCACCATCCGCGAGGCCGACCGCATCGTGGTGCTCAACCACGGCCGCATCGCCGAGCGCGGCACGCACGGCGAGCTGATGGCGATCGAAGGCGGGCTGTACCAGCGGCTGTACCTGCTGCAGCAGCTGGAGGAGGAAGAAGAGGAAGCGCCCGAGGAAGCGCCCGAGTGA
- the dapA gene encoding 4-hydroxy-tetrahydrodipicolinate synthase — MSEPAIRAPRRWGRVLTAMVTPFDEQGRLDLDAAQRLARWLASRGNDGLVVAATTGEASTLTDDERRDLLRAVSEAVTVPVLAGTGSNDTAHTVALTRQAQDLGAAGVLIVSPYYNRPPQAGIEAHVRAAAAATALPVMVYDVPTRTGRRVAHEVLLRLFREVPNIVAFKDATGDPPAAAALVAQAGEHFDLYSGDDACTLPLAAVGAVGVVGTSTHWTAPWFQHLFVALEGGNLRQAQRINARLLESFDFINSDASVYSMSIKAMLRALGQEAGDCRLPLPPAPPATLERARDVWSRLGA; from the coding sequence ATGAGCGAGCCGGCGATTCGCGCCCCGCGCCGCTGGGGCCGGGTGCTCACCGCGATGGTGACGCCCTTCGACGAGCAGGGCCGCCTGGACTTGGATGCCGCGCAGCGGCTCGCGCGCTGGCTGGCCAGCCGCGGCAACGACGGGCTGGTGGTGGCCGCGACCACCGGCGAAGCGTCGACGCTCACCGACGACGAGCGCCGCGACCTGCTGCGCGCCGTCAGCGAGGCCGTCACCGTTCCGGTGCTGGCCGGCACCGGCAGCAACGACACCGCGCACACGGTGGCGCTCACCCGCCAGGCCCAGGACCTGGGCGCCGCCGGCGTGCTGATCGTCTCGCCCTACTACAACCGCCCGCCCCAGGCCGGTATCGAAGCGCACGTTCGCGCCGCCGCTGCCGCCACCGCGCTGCCGGTGATGGTCTACGACGTGCCGACCCGCACCGGCCGCCGCGTCGCCCACGAGGTGCTGCTTCGGCTGTTCCGCGAGGTGCCCAACATCGTGGCCTTCAAGGACGCGACCGGCGACCCGCCGGCAGCCGCCGCCCTGGTCGCGCAGGCCGGCGAGCATTTCGATCTTTATTCCGGCGACGACGCCTGCACGCTGCCGCTGGCTGCCGTGGGCGCCGTCGGCGTGGTGGGCACCAGCACGCACTGGACCGCGCCCTGGTTCCAGCACCTGTTCGTAGCGCTCGAGGGCGGCAACCTGCGGCAGGCGCAGCGGATCAACGCGCGGCTGCTCGAGTCCTTCGACTTCATCAACAGCGACGCCAGCGTCTACTCGATGTCGATCAAGGCGATGCTGCGGGCGCTGGGACAGGAAGCGGGCGACTGCCGTCTGCCCCTGCCCCCCGCGCCGCCCGCCACGCTGGAGCGCGCGCGGGACGTCTGGTCGCGCCTGGGCGCCTGA
- a CDS encoding LysR substrate-binding domain-containing protein, which yields MQHSQTHLRTRPISAGHLRAFEAVARHLNFRAASEEMALTQSAVSRQIQALEDEIGVSLFLRHTRAVELTSAGALLLTAVSNALPRIDGVVRQIRQSAGRRTVAITTFASFASMWLIPRLEQFQRDNPEIDIRIDATDTALDLEVADIDLALRYGPAATMPPGAIRLFGEQLTPVASPWLLKNGTPLKKAADLAHFALIEAGDANATHLEWLTWRRWFGEQGLPKLQPKRWLYFNYAYQMVQAALTGQGVVLARLPMVAEALANGDLVEPLTRARMDSPMAYWLITGPRSGQRPEIRDFCDWLTEQGKITRKAIGEVPDPDLVDALD from the coding sequence ATGCAGCACTCACAGACGCACCTTCGCACCCGGCCGATCTCGGCCGGCCACCTGCGCGCCTTCGAGGCGGTGGCGCGCCACCTCAATTTCCGCGCCGCTTCGGAGGAGATGGCCCTGACCCAGTCGGCGGTGAGCCGCCAGATCCAGGCGCTGGAAGACGAGATCGGCGTGAGCCTGTTCCTGCGCCACACGCGCGCGGTGGAGCTGACCAGTGCCGGGGCGCTGCTGTTGACCGCCGTGAGCAACGCCCTGCCGCGCATCGACGGCGTGGTGCGCCAGATCCGCCAGAGCGCGGGGCGCCGCACGGTGGCGATCACCACCTTCGCCTCCTTCGCCTCCATGTGGCTGATCCCGCGGCTGGAGCAGTTCCAGCGCGACAACCCCGAGATCGACATTCGCATCGATGCCACCGACACCGCGCTGGACCTCGAGGTGGCCGACATCGACCTGGCCCTGCGCTACGGCCCCGCGGCGACCATGCCACCCGGCGCGATCCGCCTGTTCGGCGAGCAACTGACGCCGGTGGCCAGTCCCTGGCTGCTGAAGAACGGCACGCCGCTGAAGAAGGCCGCCGACCTGGCCCACTTCGCGCTGATCGAAGCCGGCGACGCGAATGCCACGCACCTGGAGTGGCTCACCTGGCGGCGCTGGTTCGGCGAGCAGGGCCTGCCCAAGCTGCAGCCCAAACGCTGGCTTTACTTCAACTACGCCTACCAGATGGTGCAGGCGGCGCTCACCGGCCAGGGCGTGGTGCTGGCGCGCCTGCCGATGGTGGCCGAGGCGCTGGCCAACGGCGACCTGGTCGAGCCGCTGACGCGCGCGCGCATGGACTCGCCCATGGCCTACTGGCTGATCACCGGGCCGCGCAGCGGCCAGCGGCCCGAGATCCGCGACTTCTGCGACTGGCTCACCGAGCAGGGCAAGATCACGCGCAAGGCGATCGGCGAAGTGCCGGACCCGGACCTGGTCGACGCGCTGGACTGA
- a CDS encoding lytic transglycosylase domain-containing protein codes for MLLRILTPIALALSLSAQAQPRGDDQVVEMGAQAQPRGDDLVVESWQAWRQGNRVRLAQLVPQVRGHVLEPWVAYWDLRLRLDTASPAEVQEFFTRYAGTYQEDRLRNDWLLLLGQRRDWAAFAADHPSYRMNDDREVRCYAALVTHLREGSAAPASLADEVRRNWFAQREADDGCALAASRLIGDTAGPRRLTVNDAWRRARIALEAGRPRAAAQAVEIAAPEATRQFAELSNSPAKFLTSRVTVISKTRKELVALALIKLATSDADNAARLLESKWGPQLSPEERNWVWGVLGKQAAQKLSPDALLHFSKVSRDGDLSDDMLAWKARAALRSLRGPQWPVVQQAIQAMSEEARGESTWVYWRARALLAKGGDDNRAQARELLQSIASVRGFYEQLALEELGQPIAVPARPAPLTEEEKEAARQNPGLDRALQAIALGIRAEGVREWNYSTNLHRPGGLGERELLAAAQLACDRQVWDRCINTSERVRSEFDADQRYPMPFRESVSRRSREIGLDPAYVYGLIRQESRFVTDARSGVGASGLMQVMPATARWTARKIGMNGFTTDQLNDRDVNISIGTGYLKLVLDDFGGSMPLAAAAYNAGPSRPRNWRNGPILDAAIWAENVPFSETRDYVKKVLANTTMYAAILTGEPQSLKARLGMIGPRDARLPEPNDELP; via the coding sequence ATGTTGTTGAGAATTCTGACACCGATCGCGCTGGCGCTGTCCCTGTCCGCGCAGGCCCAGCCTCGCGGTGACGACCAGGTGGTGGAAATGGGCGCGCAGGCCCAGCCCCGCGGTGACGACTTGGTGGTGGAATCTTGGCAGGCTTGGCGCCAGGGCAACCGTGTCAGACTGGCGCAACTGGTGCCGCAGGTGCGCGGCCACGTGCTGGAGCCTTGGGTCGCGTACTGGGACTTGCGTCTGCGGCTGGATACCGCCAGCCCAGCCGAAGTGCAGGAATTTTTCACGCGTTACGCCGGAACCTACCAGGAAGACCGGCTTCGCAACGACTGGTTGCTGCTCCTGGGCCAGCGGCGCGACTGGGCTGCTTTCGCCGCCGACCACCCCAGCTATCGCATGAACGACGACCGCGAGGTGCGTTGCTACGCCGCGCTGGTCACGCACCTGCGCGAGGGCAGCGCGGCGCCGGCCAGCCTGGCCGACGAGGTGCGGCGCAACTGGTTCGCGCAGCGCGAAGCCGACGACGGCTGCGCCCTGGCCGCCTCGCGCCTGATCGGCGACACCGCCGGCCCCAGGCGCCTGACCGTCAACGACGCCTGGCGGCGCGCCCGCATCGCGCTGGAAGCCGGGCGCCCGCGCGCGGCGGCGCAGGCGGTGGAGATCGCGGCGCCGGAGGCCACCCGCCAGTTCGCCGAATTGAGCAACAGCCCCGCGAAATTCCTCACGAGCCGGGTCACGGTGATTTCCAAGACCCGCAAGGAGCTGGTCGCGCTGGCGCTGATCAAGCTGGCCACCAGCGACGCCGACAACGCCGCCCGCCTGCTGGAGAGCAAGTGGGGGCCGCAGCTCTCGCCCGAGGAGCGCAACTGGGTCTGGGGCGTGCTGGGCAAGCAGGCAGCGCAGAAACTCTCGCCCGACGCGCTCCTTCACTTCTCCAAGGTCAGCCGCGACGGCGACCTCAGCGACGACATGCTGGCCTGGAAGGCGCGCGCCGCCCTGCGCTCGCTGCGCGGGCCACAGTGGCCCGTGGTGCAGCAGGCCATCCAGGCGATGAGCGAGGAAGCGCGCGGCGAGTCCACCTGGGTGTACTGGCGGGCGCGCGCCTTGCTGGCCAAGGGCGGCGACGACAACCGCGCCCAGGCCAGGGAACTGCTGCAGTCGATCGCCTCGGTGCGCGGCTTCTACGAGCAGCTGGCCCTGGAAGAGCTGGGCCAGCCGATCGCCGTGCCGGCCCGGCCCGCGCCCCTGACCGAGGAGGAGAAGGAAGCGGCGCGCCAGAACCCGGGGCTGGACCGCGCCCTGCAGGCGATCGCCCTGGGCATCCGCGCCGAAGGCGTGCGCGAGTGGAACTACTCGACCAACCTGCACCGGCCGGGCGGCCTGGGGGAGCGCGAGCTGCTGGCCGCGGCGCAGCTCGCCTGCGACCGCCAGGTCTGGGACCGCTGCATCAACACCAGCGAGCGGGTCCGCTCCGAGTTCGACGCCGACCAGCGCTACCCGATGCCCTTCCGCGAATCCGTGTCGCGCCGCAGCCGGGAAATCGGCCTGGACCCGGCCTATGTCTACGGCCTGATCCGGCAGGAGAGCCGCTTCGTCACCGACGCGCGTTCCGGCGTGGGCGCCTCCGGCCTGATGCAGGTGATGCCCGCCACGGCGCGCTGGACGGCGCGCAAGATCGGCATGAACGGCTTCACCACCGACCAGCTCAACGACCGTGACGTAAACATCTCGATCGGCACCGGCTACCTCAAGCTGGTGCTGGACGACTTCGGCGGCTCCATGCCGCTGGCCGCCGCCGCCTACAACGCCGGGCCGAGCCGGCCACGGAACTGGCGCAACGGCCCGATTCTCGATGCGGCGATCTGGGCCGAGAACGTGCCGTTCAGCGAGACCCGCGACTACGTCAAGAAGGTGCTGGCCAACACCACCATGTACGCCGCCATCCTGACGGGCGAGCCGCAGTCGCTCAAGGCCCGGCTGGGCATGATCGGCCCGCGCGACGCCCGCCTGCCCGAGCCCAACGACGAACTGCCCTGA
- a CDS encoding 5-formyltetrahydrofolate cyclo-ligase, protein MDKSQEKKALRKRLVDERLAMPDRHVRSDLLQRVMRIWLVNRPDTVIGAYWPIKGEFDPLPALHRWKEDGELLDEPQLRRIGLPVVDKQHGTLKFHAWYPGCPMENDAFGIPKPKDTEVIVPTLLFVPCVGYGPGGYRLGYGGGFYDRTLATLEPHPHTVGLGFTQGFVDDFEPEPHDVPLDAILNDNGVVWPAG, encoded by the coding sequence ATGGACAAGTCACAAGAAAAAAAAGCGCTGCGAAAACGTCTGGTGGACGAGCGCCTTGCCATGCCCGATCGGCACGTACGCAGCGACCTGCTGCAACGCGTGATGCGCATCTGGCTGGTGAACCGGCCCGACACCGTCATCGGCGCCTATTGGCCGATAAAGGGCGAGTTCGACCCGCTGCCGGCGCTGCATCGCTGGAAAGAAGACGGCGAATTGCTTGACGAACCTCAATTGCGCCGCATCGGCCTGCCTGTGGTGGACAAACAGCACGGCACGCTGAAATTTCACGCCTGGTATCCCGGCTGCCCGATGGAGAACGACGCCTTCGGCATTCCCAAGCCGAAGGACACCGAGGTCATCGTGCCCACACTGCTGTTCGTGCCTTGCGTGGGCTACGGCCCGGGCGGCTATCGATTGGGGTATGGTGGCGGCTTTTACGACCGCACGCTGGCGACGCTCGAGCCGCATCCGCACACCGTTGGACTGGGATTCACGCAGGGTTTCGTGGACGACTTCGAGCCCGAGCCGCACGACGTGCCGCTGGATGCGATCCTGAACGACAACGGCGTGGTCTGGCCCGCGGGCTGA
- a CDS encoding ABC transporter ATP-binding protein, producing the protein MSLYRLIGEFLRRHWVSYASSGVMLAGIACLIVWIPRQIGHLVDGLAAQRLSGKALLAELAWLLAAGVVVYFLRVGWRLKLFAAAYRLGVELRQRLYARLALQGPQFFQRRRTGDLMALATNDIDAVEMAAGEAMLAGFDGTLTLVLVVAMMSLGVDARLAACALLPFPFMAWSFWWISRHVHTAWRLSLDRFAALNDQVQETLAGVRTVRALGLLPRSQAQFSQLAGAAADASLDAQRWEAAYEPAVGFTLSAAGVATLGFGGWLVWQGQLTVGQLTSFTLYLGQLIWPMFAAGWVLSLLERGKAAWGRLQPVLDAPLSVDDHGSIAQLTPGTLAGQGIRFSYPGQARPALDDLSFELPAGRTLGLVGPTGAGKSSLIRLILRHYAPEAGSLRWSGADVHDYTLAALRGAIAWVPQEAFLFSATVADNIALAKPDASREQVIAAARLAAVHEDILRLPQGYDTPVGERGVTLSGGQRQRVAIARALLVDAPLLLLDDALSAVDTDTEARILAHLREARVGRTVIIVSHRLSAVADADHTLVLHGGHLIEQGDHAQLLSRGGWYARQWRYQQLEASLDAD; encoded by the coding sequence ATGTCGCTGTACCGCCTGATCGGCGAGTTTCTTCGCCGCCACTGGGTTTCCTATGCCTCGTCCGGCGTGATGCTGGCGGGCATCGCCTGCCTGATCGTGTGGATCCCGCGCCAGATCGGCCACCTGGTCGACGGCCTGGCCGCGCAGCGGCTGTCCGGCAAGGCGCTGCTGGCCGAACTGGCGTGGCTGCTGGCCGCGGGCGTGGTGGTGTATTTCCTGCGCGTGGGCTGGCGGCTGAAGCTGTTTGCCGCCGCCTACCGGTTGGGCGTGGAGTTGCGCCAGCGCCTGTACGCGCGCCTGGCGCTGCAGGGGCCGCAGTTCTTCCAGCGCCGGCGCACCGGCGACCTGATGGCGCTGGCCACCAACGACATCGACGCGGTGGAGATGGCCGCGGGCGAGGCGATGCTGGCCGGCTTCGACGGCACGCTCACGCTGGTGCTGGTGGTGGCGATGATGTCGCTCGGGGTGGACGCGCGCCTGGCGGCCTGCGCGCTTCTGCCCTTTCCCTTCATGGCCTGGAGCTTCTGGTGGATCTCGCGCCATGTGCACACGGCCTGGCGGCTGTCGCTGGACCGCTTCGCCGCGCTCAACGACCAGGTGCAGGAGACGCTGGCGGGCGTGCGCACGGTGCGCGCGCTCGGGCTGCTGCCGCGCAGCCAGGCGCAGTTCTCGCAGCTGGCCGGCGCCGCGGCGGACGCGAGCCTGGACGCGCAGCGCTGGGAAGCGGCGTACGAGCCGGCCGTGGGCTTCACCCTGAGCGCCGCGGGCGTGGCCACGCTCGGCTTCGGCGGCTGGCTGGTGTGGCAGGGCCAGCTCACGGTGGGCCAACTGACCAGCTTCACCCTGTACCTGGGCCAGCTGATCTGGCCGATGTTCGCCGCCGGCTGGGTGCTGTCGCTGCTGGAGCGCGGCAAGGCCGCCTGGGGCCGGCTGCAGCCGGTGCTCGATGCGCCGCTCAGCGTGGATGACCATGGCAGCATCGCGCAACTCACGCCCGGCACGCTGGCCGGGCAGGGCATCCGCTTCAGCTATCCCGGCCAGGCCCGGCCGGCGCTCGACGATCTCTCGTTCGAACTCCCGGCCGGGCGGACGCTCGGCCTGGTCGGCCCCACCGGCGCCGGCAAGTCGAGCCTGATCCGCCTGATCCTGCGCCACTACGCGCCGGAGGCCGGATCGCTGCGATGGAGCGGCGCCGACGTGCACGACTACACGCTGGCGGCGCTGCGCGGCGCGATTGCCTGGGTGCCGCAGGAGGCCTTCCTGTTCTCGGCGACGGTGGCCGACAACATCGCGCTGGCCAAACCGGATGCCAGCCGCGAGCAGGTGATCGCGGCGGCCCGGCTGGCGGCCGTGCACGAGGACATCCTGCGCCTGCCGCAGGGCTACGACACGCCGGTGGGCGAACGCGGCGTCACGCTGTCCGGCGGCCAGCGCCAGCGGGTGGCGATCGCGCGCGCGCTGCTGGTCGATGCGCCCCTGCTGCTGCTGGACGACGCGCTGTCGGCGGTGGACACCGACACCGAGGCGCGCATCCTGGCGCACCTGCGCGAGGCGCGGGTGGGCCGCACCGTGATCATCGTCAGCCACCGCCTGAGCGCCGTGGCCGATGCCGACCACACGCTGGTGCTGCATGGCGGGCACCTGATCGAACAGGGCGACCATGCCCAGCTGCTCTCGCGCGGCGGCTGGTACGCGCGGCAGTGGCGCTACCAACAACTGGAGGCGAGCCTCGATGCCGACTGA
- a CDS encoding glutathione S-transferase family protein, producing MLKLYIGNKNYSSWSMRPWVLLKQAGIPFEEVMVRFDSFGGDSNFKQTVGTVNPAGRVPALVDGDLSVWDSLAIAEYVAEQHPEKQLWPQAAKARARARSVCAEMHAGFGALRSHCPMNIEASLTEAGAIVWRDQQGVRDDLQRITEMWTALLQEHRGPMLFGEFTVADAYFAPVCMRIKSYGLPVPGPIAEYTQRVRELPGVKAWIDGALAEKDFVAFDEPYRTSR from the coding sequence ATGCTCAAGCTCTACATCGGCAACAAGAACTATTCGTCCTGGTCCATGCGGCCCTGGGTGCTGCTCAAGCAGGCAGGCATTCCCTTCGAGGAGGTCATGGTCCGCTTCGATTCCTTCGGCGGCGACTCGAACTTCAAGCAGACGGTCGGCACGGTCAACCCGGCCGGGCGCGTGCCGGCGCTGGTCGACGGCGACCTGTCGGTGTGGGACTCGCTGGCCATCGCCGAATACGTGGCCGAGCAGCACCCCGAGAAGCAGCTGTGGCCGCAGGCTGCGAAGGCGCGGGCCCGCGCGCGCAGCGTCTGCGCCGAGATGCACGCGGGCTTCGGCGCCCTGCGCTCGCATTGCCCCATGAACATCGAGGCCTCGCTGACGGAGGCCGGCGCGATCGTCTGGCGCGACCAGCAGGGTGTGCGCGACGACCTGCAGCGCATCACCGAGATGTGGACGGCCCTGCTGCAGGAACACCGCGGGCCGATGCTGTTCGGCGAGTTCACGGTCGCCGATGCCTATTTCGCGCCGGTGTGCATGCGCATCAAGAGCTATGGCCTGCCGGTGCCCGGCCCCATCGCCGAGTACACGCAACGGGTGCGCGAGCTGCCCGGGGTCAAAGCCTGGATCGACGGCGCGCTCGCCGAGAAGGATTTCGTGGCGTTCGACGAGCCGTACCGAACGTCGCGATGA